The proteins below are encoded in one region of Sphingobacterium sp. R2:
- the glgX gene encoding glycogen debranching protein GlgX, with protein sequence METKIYTGNPYPLGATYDGEGVNFALCSEHAEAVELYLYDNSDEREIAKFKITEKTHQVWHIYVSGIKPGQLYGYRVHGPYDPSNGHRFNPHKLLIDPYAKAISGTVKWNDALFAYKIGEDDLSMDTTDSAPFIPKAVVTNDKFDWGSDKKPNIPMHKSVIYETHVKGFTAMHPDIPQEIRGTYAAMGHPVAINYLKELGVTAVELLPIHHFLTDRHLKDKGLSNYWGYNSIGFFAPDVRYSASGYHGEQVSEFKAMVKALHEAGIEVILDVVYNHTGEGNEMGPTLSFRGIDNASYYRLADDPRYYMDFTGTGNTLNTRQPNVLRMIMDSLRYWIQEMHVDGFRFDLASALARELHEVDKLSSFFDVIHQDPIISQVKLIAEPWDIGEGGYQVGEFPPGWAEWNGKYRDCIRDYWIGADSMIAEFANRLTGSSDLYHGDNRTPSASVNFITAHDGFTLHDLVSYNEKHNEANGEDNQDGESHNRSWNCGFEGPTDDPAINSLREKQKRNMLTTLFLSQGVPMLVAGDEFGRTQQGNNNAYCQDNEISWLDWTKMDEKQLDFTKKLIHLRSKHPVFCRRKWFQGLPIRGTGVEDIVWFLPDASEMDDHHWQEDHARSLAVYLNGEGIRSVDNDGKKIVDASFYLLFNAYWEEVSYQLPNENYGTGWIKILDTNNDTIENFGEFAAGDTVLVPSRSILLFQSQ encoded by the coding sequence ATGGAAACAAAAATTTATACCGGAAATCCTTACCCTTTAGGAGCAACCTACGATGGGGAAGGAGTGAACTTTGCACTCTGCTCCGAACACGCTGAGGCTGTTGAACTTTATCTCTATGATAATTCAGATGAGCGAGAAATCGCTAAATTTAAAATCACGGAGAAAACACATCAAGTGTGGCATATCTATGTTTCTGGAATAAAACCTGGACAACTTTACGGTTATCGAGTACATGGCCCTTATGACCCATCAAACGGACATCGCTTCAACCCACATAAATTATTGATCGATCCATATGCAAAAGCAATTTCGGGAACCGTTAAATGGAATGATGCTTTATTTGCCTACAAAATAGGAGAAGATGACTTAAGCATGGATACAACTGATAGTGCTCCGTTTATTCCTAAAGCTGTCGTTACAAACGACAAATTTGACTGGGGTAGCGATAAGAAACCCAATATTCCTATGCATAAGAGTGTGATTTATGAAACACACGTAAAAGGCTTTACAGCAATGCACCCCGATATTCCTCAAGAAATAAGGGGAACCTATGCCGCAATGGGTCACCCTGTTGCCATAAATTATCTGAAGGAATTAGGTGTTACAGCGGTAGAATTATTACCAATTCATCACTTTTTGACGGACCGTCATCTAAAGGATAAGGGGCTCAGCAACTATTGGGGTTACAACAGCATCGGGTTTTTTGCACCAGATGTGCGCTATTCCGCCTCAGGCTACCATGGAGAACAGGTTTCGGAATTTAAAGCGATGGTTAAAGCGCTGCATGAGGCAGGGATAGAAGTTATTTTAGATGTGGTGTACAATCATACCGGAGAAGGTAACGAAATGGGACCAACACTCTCTTTCAGAGGTATTGACAATGCCTCTTATTATCGATTAGCTGACGACCCTCGTTATTACATGGACTTCACCGGAACAGGCAATACACTAAATACCCGCCAACCAAATGTACTAAGGATGATTATGGATAGTCTCCGTTATTGGATTCAAGAAATGCATGTAGATGGATTTCGATTCGACCTGGCTTCAGCATTGGCGCGTGAACTGCACGAAGTCGACAAATTGAGCTCTTTTTTCGATGTGATCCATCAAGATCCAATCATCTCGCAGGTTAAACTGATTGCCGAACCATGGGATATCGGAGAAGGGGGATATCAAGTTGGCGAGTTCCCTCCCGGCTGGGCCGAATGGAATGGAAAGTATCGCGACTGTATCCGTGATTACTGGATTGGAGCAGATAGCATGATTGCCGAATTCGCAAACCGACTTACTGGTTCTTCTGATTTATACCATGGCGACAACCGGACCCCTTCGGCCAGTGTCAATTTCATTACCGCACACGATGGATTTACGCTTCACGATCTCGTATCCTATAACGAAAAGCACAATGAGGCAAATGGTGAGGACAATCAGGATGGAGAGAGTCATAACCGTTCTTGGAACTGTGGTTTCGAAGGACCCACAGATGATCCAGCGATTAATAGCTTAAGGGAGAAACAGAAACGAAATATGCTGACAACATTGTTTCTTTCTCAAGGGGTTCCCATGCTTGTGGCTGGCGACGAATTTGGCAGAACGCAGCAGGGAAACAATAACGCGTATTGCCAGGACAATGAGATTTCGTGGTTGGATTGGACTAAAATGGATGAAAAGCAATTGGATTTCACCAAAAAATTAATCCATCTTCGTAGCAAACATCCTGTATTTTGTCGCCGAAAATGGTTTCAAGGATTACCTATTCGCGGTACAGGTGTTGAGGATATTGTATGGTTTTTACCTGATGCATCCGAGATGGACGATCATCATTGGCAGGAAGATCATGCTCGTTCACTTGCTGTATATTTAAATGGTGAAGGTATTAGATCAGTTGATAACGACGGAAAGAAAATTGTGGATGCAAGTTTTTACCTCTTGTTTAATGCGTATTGGGAAGAGGTATCATATCAGCTTCCAAACGAAAATTATGGAACTGGGTGGATTAAGATCTTAGATACGAATAACGATACGATAGAGAATTTCGGAGAGTTTGCTGCGGGTGATACTGTATTGGTTCCGTCACGTTCCATCCTGTTATTTCAATCCCAATAA
- the treZ gene encoding malto-oligosyltrehalose trehalohydrolase codes for MSKTEIKHVGVRFEGESCQICVWAPIAKIVICRLHDKNLEIPLKPQQYGYWYAESTLITPGDRYKIDVDGNEFPDPASLSQPEGVHGPSAAMDLRFNWTDQDYQPPKNSEFVIYEVHVGTFTSSHDFDGVIKKIPHLKDLGITAIEIMPIAQFPGVRNWGYDGVFPFAVQHSYGGVSEFQRLVNAFHAANIAVILDVVYNHIGPEGNYFSNYGPYFTDKYHTPWGDALNYDDRFCHGQRDFVVNNVRMWFEDFHIDALRLDAVHAIKDFGAVHILQEIRKETDQIIIKSGKNRFLFVECDLNDRRFLDPLTKNGFNMDAQWLDEFHHALRVSVGEPKKGYYEEFNGLNDLAKAYEKAYVFDGNYSFHREKFFGTDSFGLEGPRFIVFCQNHDQVGNRMLGDRAVTIYSTAKARLMAFAVFMSPYLPLLFMGEEWGTEKPFPYFISHGDPELVQQVREGRKKEFEDFLTNSNVPDPQSESTFREAVLDWEELNSEPYRQRLLYYKSLIALRKTHPLLKDIQRNELTVKCIEDRKILLLRVQKKERAIVVIMNFSDIIQRVNLPEDLKWRLIFDTHETQDELIVDTNEHAITAYSLSPWSGYVFSAQ; via the coding sequence ATGAGCAAGACCGAAATTAAACATGTAGGCGTTCGTTTTGAAGGCGAATCATGTCAAATCTGCGTATGGGCACCAATAGCAAAAATTGTAATTTGTCGATTGCATGACAAAAACTTGGAAATACCCCTAAAACCACAGCAATATGGCTATTGGTATGCAGAGAGTACGTTAATAACTCCTGGAGATCGGTATAAGATCGATGTGGACGGAAACGAATTCCCAGATCCGGCTTCACTTTCCCAGCCTGAAGGAGTGCACGGACCATCAGCGGCAATGGATCTCCGATTTAATTGGACTGATCAAGACTATCAGCCTCCTAAAAATTCCGAGTTCGTGATCTACGAAGTTCACGTCGGAACATTCACTTCATCTCACGACTTTGATGGTGTCATAAAAAAAATTCCGCACTTAAAGGATTTGGGTATAACTGCGATAGAGATCATGCCTATCGCACAGTTTCCAGGAGTGAGGAACTGGGGGTACGATGGGGTTTTCCCGTTTGCAGTACAGCATTCCTATGGAGGAGTCTCTGAATTTCAGCGGCTTGTGAATGCCTTCCATGCAGCTAATATAGCTGTGATTTTGGATGTGGTCTATAACCATATCGGACCTGAAGGAAATTATTTTTCGAATTACGGACCATATTTCACCGACAAATATCATACGCCATGGGGTGATGCTCTTAATTACGATGATCGTTTCTGTCATGGGCAGCGGGATTTTGTAGTCAATAACGTCCGTATGTGGTTTGAAGACTTTCATATTGACGCTCTTCGACTCGATGCGGTGCACGCGATTAAAGATTTTGGAGCAGTCCACATCCTCCAGGAAATCCGAAAAGAAACGGACCAAATTATCATCAAGTCAGGTAAAAATCGCTTTTTATTCGTTGAGTGTGATCTCAATGATAGGCGATTCTTAGATCCATTGACAAAAAATGGCTTTAATATGGATGCACAGTGGCTAGATGAGTTTCATCACGCCTTAAGAGTGTCGGTGGGCGAACCGAAAAAGGGATATTATGAGGAATTTAATGGATTGAATGATTTGGCAAAAGCCTATGAGAAAGCCTATGTTTTCGACGGCAATTACTCTTTCCACCGGGAAAAGTTCTTTGGAACAGACAGTTTTGGTCTCGAAGGGCCTCGCTTCATCGTTTTTTGCCAAAATCATGATCAGGTCGGTAATAGAATGCTAGGAGACCGTGCGGTGACGATTTATTCTACAGCAAAAGCGCGTCTCATGGCTTTTGCCGTGTTTATGTCTCCCTACCTTCCTTTACTATTTATGGGTGAAGAGTGGGGGACGGAAAAACCTTTTCCATATTTTATAAGTCATGGCGATCCTGAGCTTGTGCAACAAGTTAGGGAAGGTCGGAAGAAAGAGTTTGAAGATTTTCTTACAAATTCCAATGTCCCAGATCCACAGAGCGAAAGTACATTTAGAGAGGCTGTATTGGATTGGGAAGAGCTCAATAGCGAACCATATCGACAACGTTTATTGTATTACAAATCTTTAATAGCATTGCGAAAAACGCACCCGTTGCTAAAAGATATACAACGGAATGAGTTAACGGTCAAATGCATCGAAGATAGAAAAATCCTTCTGCTTCGGGTGCAAAAAAAGGAGCGGGCTATCGTAGTAATCATGAACTTCTCCGACATTATACAGCGCGTAAATTTACCCGAAGATCTCAAGTGGCGATTGATATTTGATACTCATGAAACGCAAGATGAGCTTATTGTTGATACTAACGAGCACGCAATTACAGCCTATTCCTTATCACCATGGTCTGGGTACGTTTTTAGTGCTCAATAG
- a CDS encoding catalase has product MKKKESKTEKVEAVDNQKVSALRPHTADATGQEMTTDQGVKINDDQNSLRAGDRGATLLEDFILREKITHFDHERIPERVVHARGSGAHGVFKLYKPLSELTKAGFLNKTEIETPVFVRFSTVAGSRGSTDLARDVRGFAVKFYTEEGNFDLVGNNMPVFFIQDAMKFPDLVHAVKPEPDNEIPQAASAHDTFWDFISLMPESAHMIMWLMSDRAIPRSYRMMEGFGVHTFRFINAQGESNFVKFHWKPMLGVHSVAWDEAQNISGKDPDFHRRDLWEAIESGAFPEWELGVQIIPEADEFKYEFDLLDSTKLVPEELVPVLPIGKMTLNRNPDNFFAETEQVAFHIGNIVPGIDFTNDPLLQGRLFSYTDTQLIRLGGPNFHEIPINRPISPSHNNQRDGFMRQRIDRGKTSYGPNSLGDNYPLQVKEEAGGFKSYQERIDARKVRARSDSFRDHFSQARLFYNSQSEPERNHIIDAFSFELGKVKSVPVRQRMIGILSLVDKSLAGEVAAALGLEVQEKLETPINKSLPADANPSDYEPIEVKVKLKKSAALSMENTVKDTIASRKIAVLAADGVDASSLKIVTDAIQSEGGIVHIISPKLGQITGSDHKPIQVEESFLTAASVLYDGIYVPGGEASVNKLQSNPDAIHFLNEGFKHCKAIAADSEARPVLDATYFLSNAPEFDGGSPLDAGLIIEGDVKSLADKFIKAIGKHRFWEREKKRKVPA; this is encoded by the coding sequence ATGAAAAAAAAAGAATCAAAAACGGAAAAGGTTGAAGCAGTTGATAATCAAAAAGTCAGCGCACTGAGACCTCATACCGCTGATGCTACAGGTCAAGAGATGACAACGGATCAGGGAGTCAAAATTAATGATGATCAAAATTCGTTACGGGCAGGTGATCGAGGTGCAACGCTCTTAGAGGATTTTATTCTACGGGAAAAGATCACCCATTTCGATCACGAACGCATTCCGGAGCGTGTTGTGCATGCTCGAGGGTCTGGTGCACATGGTGTTTTTAAATTATATAAGCCTTTGAGTGAGTTAACAAAAGCAGGCTTTTTGAACAAAACCGAAATAGAAACGCCTGTGTTCGTTCGTTTCTCAACAGTTGCTGGATCAAGGGGATCAACAGATTTGGCACGCGATGTACGTGGTTTTGCCGTCAAATTTTATACTGAAGAAGGTAATTTCGATTTGGTCGGTAATAATATGCCGGTATTCTTTATTCAGGATGCCATGAAATTCCCAGATCTTGTTCATGCGGTAAAACCCGAACCTGATAATGAAATTCCACAGGCTGCATCGGCCCACGATACATTTTGGGACTTTATTTCTTTGATGCCCGAGTCGGCACATATGATCATGTGGTTAATGAGTGATCGTGCCATACCTCGTAGCTATCGTATGATGGAGGGTTTTGGAGTGCATACTTTTCGATTTATCAATGCCCAAGGAGAATCAAATTTTGTTAAATTTCATTGGAAACCAATGCTCGGAGTTCATTCTGTTGCATGGGATGAAGCTCAAAATATTTCTGGAAAAGATCCCGATTTTCACCGGAGGGACCTTTGGGAAGCTATCGAAAGTGGTGCCTTTCCAGAATGGGAGCTTGGCGTACAAATCATCCCTGAAGCTGACGAATTTAAGTACGAATTTGACCTATTGGATTCGACGAAGCTTGTTCCTGAAGAACTTGTACCCGTATTGCCTATAGGTAAAATGACATTGAATCGAAACCCGGATAATTTCTTCGCTGAAACAGAGCAGGTTGCCTTCCATATTGGCAACATTGTCCCCGGAATCGATTTTACGAATGACCCGCTCTTACAGGGGCGTTTATTCTCCTATACAGATACCCAGTTGATTCGCCTAGGAGGTCCCAATTTTCACGAAATTCCGATTAACAGACCTATTAGTCCATCTCACAATAACCAACGTGATGGATTTATGCGTCAACGAATCGACCGCGGGAAGACAAGTTATGGACCAAATTCGTTGGGGGATAATTATCCGCTGCAAGTTAAGGAAGAAGCAGGAGGATTTAAGAGTTACCAAGAGCGTATTGATGCGAGAAAAGTTCGTGCAAGAAGTGATAGTTTCCGAGACCATTTTAGCCAGGCACGATTATTTTATAATAGTCAATCTGAGCCAGAGAGGAACCACATTATCGACGCGTTCAGTTTCGAATTAGGAAAAGTAAAATCAGTTCCGGTAAGACAGCGAATGATTGGAATATTATCTTTGGTTGATAAGAGCCTAGCAGGCGAAGTAGCCGCCGCTCTGGGGCTGGAGGTACAGGAAAAGCTCGAAACTCCAATTAATAAAAGTCTACCAGCAGATGCAAATCCTTCCGACTATGAGCCTATTGAAGTTAAAGTGAAATTAAAAAAATCGGCTGCGTTAAGTATGGAAAATACTGTTAAAGATACGATTGCAAGCCGAAAAATCGCGGTACTTGCTGCTGATGGTGTAGACGCAAGTTCGCTCAAAATTGTGACAGATGCTATCCAATCAGAAGGAGGCATCGTTCATATAATCTCACCAAAGTTAGGTCAAATTACAGGTTCAGATCATAAGCCGATCCAAGTTGAGGAAAGCTTCTTGACGGCAGCATCCGTACTGTATGATGGTATATACGTGCCGGGAGGAGAGGCCAGCGTGAACAAATTACAATCCAATCCTGATGCAATTCATTTTCTAAATGAGGGTTTTAAGCACTGTAAAGCTATTGCCGCGGATTCGGAGGCCCGTCCAGTATTGGATGCTACCTATTTTCTCAGTAATGCGCCGGAGTTTGACGGAGGCTCTCCCTTGGACGCGGGGTTAATCATTGAAGGTGACGTGAAGTCTTTAGCTGATAAATTTATTAAGGCAATTGGCAAACATCGGTTTTGGGAGCGTGAAAAAAAACGTAAGGTTCCAGCATAG
- a CDS encoding ankyrin repeat domain-containing protein: MIHAARLGNIEVLRELISQHTDVNTRDSKGYTALIIACYNNKLAAAKLLLEAGADVNAQDYGGNTALMGVAFKGYYDIAKLLISYGANLNLQHGNGGTALMFAAMFGRNEVLQLLLQHGANTSLLDTRGLSVVDLAAQQGNDAAVALLQNDTFLK; the protein is encoded by the coding sequence ATGATACACGCCGCTCGCTTAGGCAATATCGAAGTTCTACGTGAATTGATCTCTCAGCACACTGATGTCAATACTCGTGATAGCAAGGGCTATACGGCGTTGATAATTGCCTGCTACAATAATAAACTCGCCGCAGCCAAATTATTATTGGAAGCTGGTGCCGATGTGAATGCTCAGGACTATGGTGGAAATACAGCGCTTATGGGAGTAGCTTTTAAAGGCTATTACGATATTGCTAAACTATTAATAAGTTATGGTGCAAATTTAAATTTGCAGCATGGCAACGGCGGCACTGCGCTCATGTTTGCAGCCATGTTTGGTCGAAATGAAGTTCTTCAACTTTTGCTGCAACACGGTGCAAATACAAGTTTGCTTGACACGCGTGGGCTATCTGTAGTTGACTTAGCCGCCCAACAAGGGAATGATGCCGCAGTTGCCCTTTTACAGAATGACACTTTCTTAAAATAA
- a CDS encoding lmo0937 family membrane protein: MGNLLYIIAVILVIIWAISFFGGYATGNIIHVLLVIAIIVVLLRVIRGAA; the protein is encoded by the coding sequence ATGGGAAATTTATTGTACATCATCGCTGTTATTTTAGTTATCATTTGGGCAATTAGCTTTTTCGGAGGATATGCTACAGGAAATATCATCCACGTACTATTAGTTATTGCTATTATTGTTGTACTGCTACGCGTTATTCGCGGTGCCGCCTAG
- a CDS encoding RNA polymerase sigma factor, which yields MNNYNLNVLINEKRSLLNHFAAKFTADPDEKEDLIQETWIRALKSIDEFVQHPKLMSWLYVIMKHTYINKYRKAKRITEIQDQYVVLESTNTTEHNKGINKFMAEDIEKAMTSLTSDNYEIFRLFLDGYKYHEIASYFDMPEGTVKTRIHMVRKKLQKQLKVYRMN from the coding sequence ATGAACAATTACAATTTAAACGTACTCATTAACGAAAAAAGAAGTTTGCTTAATCATTTTGCTGCCAAGTTTACAGCTGATCCGGATGAAAAGGAAGATCTGATACAAGAGACATGGATTAGAGCATTGAAGTCAATAGATGAATTTGTACAACATCCAAAATTGATGAGCTGGTTATATGTCATTATGAAGCATACGTACATCAATAAGTATCGAAAAGCAAAACGAATTACTGAAATTCAAGATCAGTACGTCGTTTTAGAAAGTACAAATACAACTGAACATAATAAAGGAATAAATAAATTCATGGCTGAAGATATTGAAAAAGCGATGACGAGCTTAACTTCAGATAATTATGAAATTTTCCGCCTGTTTTTGGACGGTTATAAATATCACGAAATCGCATCGTATTTTGATATGCCAGAAGGTACTGTTAAAACTAGAATACACATGGTGCGTAAAAAACTCCAAAAACAGCTTAAAGTGTATAGGATGAACTAG
- a CDS encoding class I SAM-dependent methyltransferase produces MNELESYFRNNDAKLINKWMHYFDIYDRHFSRFKGKDIVVLEVGVFQGGSLQMWKNYFGDRAKIYGIDINPHCKELEEQNVEIFIGSQSDRKFLRQVKESIPPIDILIDDGGHTMKQQIVTFEELFDHVKDTGVYLCEDLHTSYQVFYGGGHKRNGTFIEYSKNFIDYINAYHSEQRGLKVNGFTRSVSSLHYYDSILVVEKNRRDDAPIHMKTGKATVKDFNAAPTGIDGLKWKVKKPALTMINKLLRFFRIGGFMWR; encoded by the coding sequence ATGAACGAGTTAGAAAGTTATTTCCGGAATAATGATGCAAAATTGATTAATAAATGGATGCATTATTTCGATATATACGACAGACATTTTAGTCGTTTTAAAGGCAAAGATATCGTCGTTTTAGAAGTGGGGGTTTTTCAGGGAGGAAGCCTTCAGATGTGGAAAAACTACTTTGGTGATCGCGCGAAAATATACGGTATTGACATCAACCCGCATTGTAAGGAGCTCGAAGAACAGAATGTGGAGATATTTATTGGCTCACAGTCTGACCGAAAATTCCTGCGTCAGGTAAAAGAATCTATTCCACCGATTGATATTTTAATCGATGATGGCGGCCATACCATGAAACAGCAGATTGTGACTTTTGAAGAACTTTTTGATCATGTAAAAGATACTGGAGTTTATCTGTGCGAAGATCTGCACACATCTTATCAAGTGTTTTATGGTGGGGGACATAAAAGGAATGGAACTTTTATTGAATATAGTAAGAATTTCATCGATTACATCAACGCCTACCATTCGGAGCAACGTGGGTTGAAAGTAAACGGATTTACACGTTCGGTAAGCTCGCTCCACTATTACGACAGTATTTTAGTTGTGGAGAAGAACCGAAGAGATGATGCGCCAATACATATGAAAACAGGAAAGGCAACAGTAAAGGATTTCAATGCAGCACCCACAGGAATTGATGGGTTAAAATGGAAAGTTAAAAAGCCTGCCTTGACGATGATCAATAAGTTGCTGCGTTTTTTTCGTATAGGTGGCTTTATGTGGCGCTAG
- a CDS encoding DUF4230 domain-containing protein, with product MGKFLKFLIVVAILVVGGWFIYNKYNSGPLVESKHQLLVDRIEAMGKLELVKYRYSDVVEHKNVNTFLPDASVLLIVKADAVGCVNLTKLTPEDIEVIGDSVAIRLPAPEICYIKIDHEASKVYDTKMAFMREAELVDEAYKAAEKAVADDVKKSDILQQTKANANTVFKPLLQGLGFTKINLTFK from the coding sequence ATGGGAAAATTTTTAAAATTTTTAATTGTCGTAGCCATTTTGGTAGTGGGCGGTTGGTTTATCTACAATAAATACAATAGCGGTCCGTTAGTGGAAAGTAAGCATCAGTTGTTAGTGGATCGTATTGAGGCTATGGGGAAATTAGAATTGGTGAAATATCGTTATAGTGATGTTGTAGAACATAAGAATGTCAATACATTTTTACCTGATGCAAGTGTATTATTAATTGTCAAAGCGGATGCAGTAGGGTGTGTAAATCTGACGAAACTTACCCCGGAAGATATTGAAGTGATTGGGGATTCAGTCGCTATCAGGTTACCGGCTCCTGAAATTTGCTATATTAAGATCGACCATGAAGCGTCCAAGGTATATGATACTAAAATGGCCTTTATGAGAGAAGCCGAACTTGTAGATGAAGCGTATAAAGCTGCAGAAAAGGCAGTTGCAGATGATGTTAAAAAATCAGATATTCTTCAGCAAACCAAAGCGAACGCCAATACGGTTTTTAAACCACTTCTGCAGGGCTTGGGATTCACGAAAATCAATTTGACTTTCAAATAA
- a CDS encoding type 1 glutamine amidotransferase domain-containing protein: MENLKNKRIAILVADGFEEVELTSPKEALENAGAKTDIISPADGKVRAKSGDEWSNDYPVDVALQEAEEDRYDALLLPGGVISPDKLRTNKTAIALINAFWERDKPIAAICHGPQLLINADLVRDKKITSVAAIQMDLINAGALWEDSEVVVDDKLITSRTPDDLPVFNKSIIKEFAKDRKNKA, encoded by the coding sequence ATGGAAAATTTAAAGAATAAACGGATCGCTATATTGGTTGCGGATGGTTTTGAAGAAGTTGAATTAACAAGCCCTAAAGAAGCACTGGAAAATGCGGGCGCAAAGACGGATATCATATCGCCTGCTGATGGAAAAGTTAGAGCAAAAAGTGGAGATGAATGGTCAAATGATTATCCAGTCGATGTTGCTCTCCAAGAAGCAGAGGAGGATCGATACGATGCTTTACTTCTTCCAGGAGGAGTGATAAGTCCTGATAAATTGAGGACGAATAAAACTGCTATTGCATTGATCAACGCGTTTTGGGAACGGGACAAACCGATTGCAGCAATTTGCCACGGTCCTCAATTGTTGATTAATGCAGATTTGGTGCGTGATAAAAAGATTACCTCTGTTGCAGCTATTCAAATGGACCTTATTAATGCAGGCGCCTTATGGGAGGACAGCGAGGTGGTAGTCGATGATAAACTCATCACGAGTCGCACACCAGATGATCTGCCGGTCTTCAATAAATCGATTATTAAAGAATTCGCTAAGGATAGAAAGAATAAAGCGTAA
- a CDS encoding metallophosphoesterase — MNKTTIAALGDIHMNVSQQGKWKIAFEEISEKAKVLLLCGDLTDTGDEEEAELLISELQSVKIPVLAVLGNHDYEKGRHKQIRQILIDNKIIVLDGEATVVENIGFAGVKGFGGGFDRYMLSMFGEDAMKSFVQEAVNESLLLDRALARLEQEHATIKKVALLHYAPIAETVSGEPEQIYPFLGSTHLMEPLQRRKVSAAFHGHAHAGKFEALSPTGIPIYNVAVPVLRAHHGNDRAYALIDI; from the coding sequence ATGAACAAAACAACGATAGCCGCCTTGGGCGATATACATATGAATGTGAGTCAGCAGGGAAAATGGAAAATAGCTTTTGAAGAAATTTCAGAGAAAGCCAAAGTGCTACTATTATGTGGTGATTTAACCGACACTGGCGATGAGGAAGAAGCTGAGTTACTTATCTCGGAACTGCAGTCCGTAAAAATTCCGGTGCTTGCGGTATTAGGTAACCACGATTATGAAAAAGGACGACATAAGCAGATTCGCCAGATTTTGATTGACAATAAAATTATTGTTCTTGATGGAGAAGCCACTGTAGTCGAAAACATTGGATTTGCAGGAGTGAAAGGTTTTGGTGGTGGATTTGACCGCTACATGCTCTCAATGTTTGGGGAAGACGCCATGAAAAGTTTTGTTCAGGAAGCTGTCAATGAGTCTTTGCTGCTGGACCGCGCGTTGGCACGGCTTGAGCAAGAACATGCGACTATAAAAAAAGTCGCTTTGCTCCATTATGCACCTATCGCAGAGACTGTTTCAGGAGAACCCGAACAAATCTATCCGTTTTTAGGCTCTACACATTTAATGGAGCCACTACAACGTCGTAAAGTTAGCGCCGCCTTCCACGGCCATGCACATGCTGGAAAATTCGAAGCCCTATCGCCCACTGGAATACCGATTTACAACGTAGCAGTGCCTGTACTGAGAGCGCATCACGGAAACGATAGGGCTTATGCTCTTATCGATATCTAA